In the Kribbella sp. NBC_00482 genome, one interval contains:
- the ribD gene encoding bifunctional diaminohydroxyphosphoribosylaminopyrimidine deaminase/5-amino-6-(5-phosphoribosylamino)uracil reductase RibD, translating into MNDASPIDIAWMRRAVELAARGTGSTHPNPVVGCVITGRDGHPVGEGFHAVAGGPHAEVEALRMAGARARGGTAYVTLEPCNHTGRTGPCADALIEAEVARVVYAVPDPNRTASGGADKLRNKNIDVVEGVLQTEAEAVNHVWLHSVRTGRPFVTWKFATTLDGRSAAPDGTSKWITGPIARADVHRQRAECDAIAVGTQTVLDDDPELTVRDEHDVPAARQPLRVVVGDREIPPTARVRNDRAETLLLPTHDPAEVLRQLDDRQIRHLWLEGGPTLAAAFVRAGLVDQIVAYVAPAVLGSGYGAVGDLGAESIDHLRRFKLADVTRLGDDVRLTLVPLGGK; encoded by the coding sequence GTGAACGACGCGTCGCCGATCGACATCGCCTGGATGCGGCGTGCTGTCGAGTTGGCTGCGAGAGGTACCGGCAGCACCCATCCGAACCCGGTGGTCGGGTGCGTGATCACCGGCCGCGACGGGCATCCGGTGGGCGAGGGTTTCCATGCCGTTGCCGGCGGCCCGCATGCCGAGGTCGAGGCGCTCCGGATGGCCGGGGCACGAGCCCGCGGCGGTACGGCGTACGTCACGCTCGAGCCGTGCAACCACACCGGCAGGACCGGTCCGTGTGCGGACGCCCTGATCGAGGCCGAGGTCGCGCGCGTCGTGTACGCCGTACCCGATCCGAACCGGACCGCTTCCGGCGGCGCCGACAAGCTGCGGAACAAGAACATCGACGTTGTCGAGGGCGTCCTGCAGACCGAGGCCGAGGCGGTCAACCACGTCTGGTTGCACAGCGTCCGGACGGGGCGGCCGTTCGTCACCTGGAAGTTCGCGACCACGCTCGACGGGCGGTCCGCGGCGCCGGACGGGACCAGTAAGTGGATCACCGGGCCGATCGCGCGCGCCGACGTCCACCGGCAGCGGGCCGAGTGCGATGCGATTGCCGTCGGCACCCAGACGGTGCTGGACGACGACCCCGAGCTGACGGTCCGCGACGAGCACGACGTACCCGCGGCGCGGCAGCCGTTGCGGGTGGTCGTCGGCGACCGTGAGATCCCACCCACCGCGCGGGTCCGCAACGACCGTGCGGAGACGTTGCTGCTGCCGACCCATGATCCCGCCGAGGTGCTTCGGCAGTTGGACGACCGGCAGATCCGGCACCTCTGGCTCGAAGGCGGCCCGACCCTGGCCGCCGCGTTCGTGCGGGCCGGACTCGTCGATCAGATCGTCGCGTACGTCGCCCCGGCTGTGCTCGGTTCCGGGTACGGCGCGGTCGGCGACCTCGGCGCGGAATCGATCGACCACCTGCGGCGGTTCAAGCTAGCGGACGTCACCCGCCTGGGCGACGACGTCCGGCTGACCCTGGTTCCTCTGGGAGGAAAGTAG